TAATCAATTGATTTAATGAAGCTACAGAGTCCAGCTGTTAACTCATGTAAGGTCATATTAGAAAGAATTGATATTAGTGATCTGTATTTATTTTCAACAGATAATGggatttttgtttttgttttttataTCATCTAAACTTTCCAATATTTGAACATCATCAGGATCTCCCTTGCTGTCATCGTCACTTTCTTCAACGATTGTAGTCATTGCTGCAGTGTTTGTTTTCCAACATAATAGTATGCTGGCTAACTTAAACCTAAAAGAAGTAATCATTTCCTGTGCAACACGAACAATTATTAGTATATTTAAAAAGTACTTTTTGTAAAAGTAACAtactttttattaaaaaaagaTATATACCTGTGTAATTGGGTAGGATAGTGCACATCCGATGAAATATTCCATAAATTTAACCATAAATAAACAACATGAAGAACTATCTTTTTGAATTGCCTTTTGTAATTGTTCTGTGATCTTCCATTCAGTAAGATCAACGTCTTTCCAATCGTCGCTTACCAACTTTTGACTTTTAAGAAGGTCCAAATGAAATTGTATTCCTCGTAGCTAAAAATAAAATAGTGGTAAGAAGAAATGATACACATTATCTAAGTATATTAAAAATCGTGTTGTAACTAACCGTATTAGCAAGATCATCTCTGTCAGAATTCCAGCACAATGAGTCTAGAACTTGAACCTCACATTTTTTTCTATTCACAACAGCTAAATACCAATGTGTGTTATTGGCATTTATTGGAAGTTTAATCTGTAATAAAGATAATTAGGAAAATAGTAAATGAAAATGCATGAAACCTAGAACATGTAAATTATGAATATGGAGATTACCATGTCATGCTGCATATATTCGAGGACAATCTCTGTCATGAAGGCACTACCTTCTTGTATTCCAATGGTGCCATCTCGTTTAAATAGTGAGGTAACAAATGGACTCTCAAAATATACTTTATTATCATTCTGGAGATGTATTTGGTCCTTTATACAACATATATATGCATTGATCACCTATAATTAAGAATTAAAAAATACATTACTAATTGATATTAGTGATTAGAAACTCTTTACTGTTTCAGTAACGGTACTTACATCATCATTTACCCACTCTTTCTCATCTAGCAGGCACATCAATTGATGTTGCAAGACAGAACTTCCATCTATCTGAACCAGCAATTGTTTTCTCAAAGATGATTCTATTGCTATATGAGCACATAGATCATGGTCGGTCAATGTATAGTCTGCAGAAAATCAAATAATTTAAGAATATATTGTATACGAAAGCACACGTGATAAATCAAGCAAATACCTTGTGGGAGATAATCATATGTCTCATCAACTTTGATCTCTTTATGTGAATTTGGTTCCTTAATATCATGCAATGGGAAAACAGGAGATATTGTCGAGCTAGATGGGGATGGAGGTGATGGTAGTGTATCATGATTCATCTAATTATCTTATTCCGGCACAAACGATTCAAAACACTCTGAACCTGGAGAAGATGTTTTCATAGTTGGTGACATAGGTGATGGTTCCAGTACACGTGATTCAGAAATTTTTGCCTTTTTGGAAGACCGGTTATCAAAATCCTCTGCAATGTCCAGTTCAGCGATGTCATCTATTTTCTGCAGTCAGAACAGAAATAAAATGTAAACCTCCAACCGTTAGATCAGTTGAAACAGAGGTAGTACACCATAGCTCCCAGTCTGAATATATGAAACGTACAGTCTTCACGTCGGTATCATCCAGCATTATTGGTGCAATGTCCGAGAGCTGAACCTCCTTGGCCTCCACCTGAGTTGGATTGGATGCCTTTGGCACCTGCACGTGCATACACATCAGAGACATGAAAACCAGGCCAAATCACTTTTTTATTTATTGCATGAATGGCAGGGCAATTCTGAACATCAAGTGACAGCAGACACTTAATTCTACTAAACCATCAAAGAGATGCCACACTTCAGTGTTAACAGAAATAATACAAACAGTGCCATCAACTAAAAAGGCTGTATTCATCATTCTCTCAATTTCTGATAAGAACTGAGCTATGTTGCATTGGTGAGCTatgttcttctaatttttttcCCTGACAGAAGGGAAAACACCCAACTTCTATTAGATAAAACAAAGTATTACAAGGTATATATGGAGAAAAGTGTCGCAGTAATAGACGCATTGTACATGTACCAGGGCTCACATATGCAAACTAATATGAAGGGGATTCATACCTCTGGTGTAGTTGCCAAAGGCAACATTGGACGGCTCAACGGATGTTCATCACTCATCTTAAGGGCCTGAAAAAAAATCAATTCCAAATCAGAATAAGCTTTTTGCAGACGGACATCAATGTTGACTAAATCATAACTGTGAAAAAAATAGCCGATCATTCTTTTATTCTCTCAAGTGGCACCCGGCACTTAATTCTACTGAAAAATATGCCGTTCAAATTAAGTGAAGCAAGTTCATACAATAATTAGAAGGTTCAGTATAGTTctctgtttcaaattttttttcttgtGATGCGGCAAAGAAATTCTCCTACAGTTGCAAAAATCATTATTCATAGTTTAATAGTAATAATGTTCAGGCAGGCACAAATTTAGGAAAAATACCACATGAATCTGAATTGAACCGTACATGATTCACAATCGCATCTAAGTACAAAACCAACAGTGGTCCTCCATCTAAGCAATCCACGAGTACACTTGATCTCAAGATTACTAACTAAAACCAAGTCTCGCAACAGTAAGAGAAGAAGACCATGACCACCAGTATCAAGTGCTGAAGAATCGTACTAGGTGTTTTACAATTACAGATAGTCGAAGAGCAGTGAAGTGGAAGCAAAGAGGCAACCAAAGCTTGATATTCAGCTCATCTCCAGCAACAGCGGCAGCAAGGTGGCGTCAGTGACGGTCACGGTCAGGTAAAGTTTTGACGAACTTCAGGCTCTACCGCGCCGTGGCGTAGCTTCGAGGGGATACATACCTCTCGTGTAGCCACCACAGGACTCGGCGGGCGTTCTTGTTCCTCCGGCGAACTCGGCGCTTGTTCCTCCGGCGAACTCGGCGCTTCTTCCTCCGGCGAACTTGGCGGTGACATTGGATGTTTGTTCAAAAATTGCAATTTGGACAGGATGATGGAGATTATGGTCGAAGGGCAAAACCTGATGGAGATTCCGGCCGAGGACCCTTGCTTCTTATAGCAGCCAATCAAATCCGGGTCGGGCACTACATCAATTTGTGTTGGAGAAGGACACTGCCGGCCTCCAATTTTCCATCCAAATCACGATAGGAGCAGCGGAGGTTGAGAAGGATACCACGGAGGAGGCCAGAGAGGACTGGCGGCCGGAGCCGGCGGCCGGTGTACCATCCTCCATGAACGCCCACGGCGTCcgccttctcctccgcctcggcTGTAGCCGTGCAGCAAGCCCACGGCGTCcgccttctcctccgcctcgtctgTAGCCGCACCCATGGCGTCCGCCTTCTCCTCCGCCGCGGCTAGCCGTCCGACGAAGGTGCCGCCCCTCACCTGCTCGTGCTCCGCCGTCGCTGGAAAGGGAGGAAGGCGCCGCCCCTCACGTGCCCGTGCTCCGCCGTCGCTGCCGTCGCTGGAAAGGGAGGAGTTTTGAACGGCGAAGAAAGCCGCGAGATGGGATTGGGAGGCAGGAGATGAAATTGGGTTTTTACGTAATTATTAGTACCACCTTATTTATATTACGATTTTGTCCATACAAATTGTAAAAGCgtattatgacatgagaagaaagcgtattgtgacggtgaacccgacaaagtcgaTCCGTgctttatttattattattattattattatatatatatatagggatatatatatatatatatatatatatatatatatatatatatatatatatatatatatatatatatatatatctctaggaaacatgcccgtgcgttgcaacgggagaaaaccTAAGCAACGGATGGAAAACTCATCACTCTCTCCTTAGCCCAATAAGCACCCACATCAAATACTCCAGCATGAAGAAGAATTGTGCTTTCAGTGAAAGCATCTTTGCAAAGTGGCTATTTAGTGTATGAATTGTTTAGTTCATGGTTTTTCTTGTAATCATAGCATCACATCCTAGCCATCTCTGCAAAGCGGCTACGAAATGTATAAATTTTTCAGTTCACGGCTTTCCTAGTAATCAATATCACATGACATTCTAACCATGTGTTTTTTCCATCTTGATAACACTAATTCATAGAAGAAGGCATATCATTGGGTGGTATCTTATATGATATTTGTACTCCCTCcaatccatattaattgtcgctAACTTAATACAACTTTAAGTATTTTTTCTATTCGAAGGACCCTGCATCTCCTGTACATTTTAAGTTTTTAACAAATACCTACATGCCGTGCCATGACAAAATAAAGTCGTAGAATGGTATGCATACAATTTAGAAATTATAGAACGTGCATTCGATTCCAGTGAAATCACTAACTACTGTAAATTACAAATTAATAAAGTAATTCTTAGATGACCAAGGATACAAAAGGAAAATACCAGTAAATATCACATATGGCAGAGCGAAAAACAATTACCAGCAGTACCATTCACCTGAGAAGAGAAATAATAATTGATATAAACATATGGAAAATCCAACCATCATGCATAGCTCAGATTAGCTGTTTACATTTATACCGCGGTCAAAATTCATTTTGGTCACAAAAAACCTCATCCGAGATTGTGTCGCAACAGATTGGTTGAAGTCGACCATTGACTTTCGGATTTAGGACCAGTCTTTCTGTTGCTGGAAGTCAGCCACAAGACTCGGCATCGATTTATGCTAACAATGTATACATAACTACTGCTATCTAGTGTAGTTTATACCGAAAAAGCTATGAAAGCTACGGGGCACAAGGAAGGGTGGACAAAATGAGAGGTTTGGAGAAGAGCATAAAATTTTAACAACTTGCAAGCACCGCGAGTTGATCCTAGTTTGCAAGTATAGTGGAAAGATACATACGATTGCATTGGCATTAAAACTAATGTTCTACCTGCCAAGTAAACTGGCTGTGGATCAACATGTGTAGCAAGTGGAAGATCTCAGACTTGCAGTACACAATTTCTGTGTTTACTAATAGGTATCCATCTGTAGTCCAGGGTCATATTTGAACTCCTTATAACCCGCTCATTTGCCTGACAATAAAACAGGAAACATGAATCAGCTATTATGCATTAACTGCATTTTTACAGCCAGCTACTCTCGTATCTAATTGTGATTTAACCACACAAACATTGCACAATTTCATAATAGACCATGCTTAGATTCAATATGCACAGAAGAAATATGACAAATGAGCAGAATGTATGACTATGCCTACAAGATTGCAATATAGTTTAGCTATTCTCAAGACTATCACACATTCAAGCATTCGGATATGTAGAAGCCAAAAAGCAATGCTAGCAGACAAAGAAAAACCAATAAAGTCAATGTGATGCTTCATATTGCACAGTGCATGCACATGCCATGGAAGACAAGCACTTTGCCTATGTATATCTGCATACAAAACTCATGTAACTTGATGCTAACAATTTATTGGGTAGCAAATAATTATAAGGTGAAGTAAAAGGATGATTGTCAAGAATCTGAGCATCCAAGAAGGAATCTAGCCATTCCATTCATGAATCCTCCAATACTGTTCCATGTACATAAAGCAGGGGTCAAGCTAAGTACAGAGGAAAATCAAATAACAAACCTGTTTAAGTAGTTGATGCCGGATCCATATTTTTCTGTTCAGAAGTATGACAACACCGTATGAGAGGTAAGATCAGCGCTAAAACACACCATCATCAAGTATGACCACCGTAAGAGAGGTTAAGATCAGCGCTAAAACACACCATCATCAACACTATAAACCAGATCGCTCGTCACATCTCGAATCCTACTTCAGGACAGTAAATCTGAAAGCTAAGCCCATACATTATATAGCTCACCATggatttttttttgcggggtaaaaGGATTGTATTGCTTAAGTATTTGTCACATTACAATCCCGAAGGGTAAGGCCTAAAATTTCATCAGGACCCGATCCTAACCAAACTACTGTGCGATCTTCTTGGCGCCCAAAGCGAGCTAGCAGGTGGCTTGCTGGTTCTGTTCACGAGTGATTTTGTTGATGGAAAAATGTCTTCCCTGTCTCATGAGATACTTCACCTGCTCAACGAGATGTCCCAGCTGTGAGCAGTCACGGGAGGAGCTATTTATCACTGTTCAGCTGAGTCAGTTTCCACCATAACATCCACATGGCTCCAATCTAGTGGAAGCGACATGCCCTCCAAGCAGGCACATAGTTCGGGCTCAAGGGCTGACCAGCAGCGTTGCAATGATCTGCAGGAAGAGAACACAATATGTCCTTGTGCATCTCGAAGGATCATGACAACACCCACATCACCTGTACTCCCCATGAATGAGCTATCAAAATTCAATTTCATCATGCCCTCAGGTGGTTTCTCCCACGACTTGGCTATAGCAGTACACTTTGCTGGGGTGGCAGAAGGAGCAGGCCATCTAGCACACCGTTGCCCCTAATAATATGTTCTGTTGTCTGCGTTCGAATCTGCCTTAAACTCGCCAGGTAGCTGCAGGGGAAGTGCCGGGAGCCTCGAACATAGGGGAAAGGCTTCTCACGTCGGCGTATAGATAACTTGAGTATAGGAATTGGTGCCACGCATCGTTCTGTTCTTTGCTTTTCTCACGTCGGCGTCAAACTGGTGTTCCTCTCGTCGACTATCTCATTGACCCTGCCGCACGCCACCCGCAGCTGCTCCCACCCATCCAATTCCTCCCTGAAGCACTTCTGAGTCCGGCGGTCCGGCCATCACCGCTGCCACCGCAGGAGCATCGTCCGCGTGCTCGTATGGCGACACGGCCTCCATCCGGCCGCCCACTACCGACAGCTTCTTTGCTTCTGTCGCCCCCTGTTGCTGCTTCGAGCGAGGCAGGCCACAAGGCCCCGCCGTCCAGCAGCAGCGCGGGTGAGGGTGGCATGCACCAGTGCCACGAAGCGAGGAAGAGAGGGGATTGGTGGCGGGGGCGGACCTGCGGCTGCATCGACCCGCGTGCGTGCTCTCCTCGCGAGGTGTCCTTCGGTGTGCTAGGGTTGCGTCTTCGGCAGCGACGCAAGCGAAATATAGTTGACGGGATTCCCTTGCTCTGCTCCAATTTGTAAAGGAATCTTCTCTGAGTTGTAGAGGAATTGAGATTAGAATTTCTTTTCTTTAGGGAAAAAAGAGTTAATTGCAGGGAACTACCACACTTCGGCACGTCGTAACGAATCAGTACCATTAGTTATTTTTTTTGCCATGCAGTACCAACTCTAAGCCTAAGTGTTGCAAAACAGTCTGACAGCCGTATAAGCGCGTATTGACGGTGTATCTGACCGCTGGGACCCGTGCGTCAGGGCTGACGTGGCATGCTCTTTTACAAAAACAACCCTTACTTTTTATTTAATGACGCATATATCCTCTGTTTATTAAAAAAGGTGTTGCCACAAAAAATCTTTTCTCAAAAATAAAAGCACGCGCGGGTGCCGTAGGCCCAGcgcgcggcgacggcggggccGAGCGCGGCGGGGTGGCGCGCGAGCCAGGCGCCGAGCAGCTCGCCGCCGGGGAGCACGGCGGAGGGCGCGGCCGGGTGCGTGCCCATCCAGAGCTCCGCGTAGGGGCGGGCCTCGTCGATTTCGGCGGCTGAGAGGCGCGCGACGAGGGAGGCGGCGCCGCGCCGGCCCCACGCGTACTGCTGCACACCGCCGCGCAGCCGCAGCTCCGGCGAGGAGTCCTCGGGCGGCGTCTCGTCGTTCGGCGGGGAGGCCTCGGGCGGCGCCGGCAGGGAGGGGGAGGGCGCGGTGGAGGGAGCGCCCATTCTCTGTCGTGCGGGGCGGAGCAGGGTGGGAGCAGGGAGAGGGGCCCGGAGCTCCGGCGAGCCAGCGACGGGGCTCCGTCGAGGGGAGGCCGGCGAGGTCGAGGcgacggggctccggcgagccAGCGACGAGGCTCCGGCGAGGTCGCGGCTTTGAGCGATTAAATTTATAAcaaaggggttttctgcaaaaaaaaataTGCCAAGTTGGCTgttgacatgcgggccccgctgGTCAGATACATCGTCAATACGTGTTTATACGTGGCTTAGTCTGTTTTGCAACACTTAGGCTTAGAGTTGGCACTGCATGGCAAAAAAAGTGACTAATGGTACTGATTCGTCACAACGTGCCGAAGTGTGGTAGTGCCTTGCAATTAACGcgggaaaaaaaggaagaagtgAGAGAAACAGAAACAGGGGGCAGCGTGCAGCAACGTGACTTAGGCGAGTCCATTAGCCCAAAAAGCCCAATGAACAAAACGTGTGACTGATAGAGATAGAGATTATAAAAAGTTGTACGTGTATGGGCTGGACTAAAGCAGGCCCAAGTCTGACATCGTGCTACCACGGAGGCAAAAACGAATTGTTCCGTTAGTACCACATCGGTTAATTCCAAAACATAAACGTAAAAAGCGTAATATGACTAGGcggaagcgtattgtgacggtgaacccgacaaagtcaatccgtgctttattattatagcaaaaaggcccgtgcgttgcaacgaa
This sequence is a window from Aegilops tauschii subsp. strangulata cultivar AL8/78 chromosome 7, Aet v6.0, whole genome shotgun sequence. Protein-coding genes within it:
- the LOC109779211 gene encoding putative ubiquitin-like-specific protease 1B; translation: MNHDTLPSPPSPSSSTISPVFPLHDIKEPNSHKEIKVDETYDYLPQDYTLTDHDLCAHIAIESSLRKQLLVQIDGSSVLQHQLMCLLDEKEWVNDDVINAYICCIKDQIHLQNDNKVYFESPFVTSLFKRDGTIGIQEGSAFMTEIVLEYMQHDMIKLPINANNTHWYLAVVNRKKCEVQVLDSLCWNSDRDDLANTLRGIQFHLDLLKSQKLVSDDWKDVDLTEWKITEQLQKAIQKDSSSCCLFMVKFMEYFIGCALSYPITQEMITSFRFKLASILLCWKTNTAAMTTIVEESDDDSKGDPDDVQILESLDDIKNKNKNPIIC
- the LOC141027122 gene encoding uncharacterized protein, which gives rise to MSDEHPLSRPMLPLATTPEVPKASNPTQVEAKEVQLSDIAPIMLDDTDVKTKIDDIAELDIAEDFDNRSSKKAKISESRVLEPSPMSPTMKTSSPGSECFESFVPE